In the genome of Telluria mixta, the window TTCGTATCCGACCCGACGGGCTGCCGTCGCCGCATTGACGCCATCCTGAACCATCAGTAGACGCGCCTTATGCAGCCGCGTGACTTTCAGGTACTGGAATTATCCTCGCGCCAGGAATGCTGGCGCCCCGGGCGCGCACCGCGTGAGATCGCCGAGGCTGCCGTCTGGCTGTCGTCGACCGGATCGAGTTATGTCCACGGCCAGTTGCTGGTAATCGATGGCGGGATGACCATCGGCGGATTCGAGCTCTGAACGATCGCAGCAAAATGCCGACAGGGGCCGCAAGACGTCGCGCGACGTAGCGCGGACCCGGTTCCATCATGTGTCCCGTGCTCCTCGACATCGTGGAGCCTTCATTCAACCCATACGAAAGGACTTGATCATGGAACTGAAAGGCAAAGTGGCACTCGTGACCGGAGCATCGAGCGGCATCGGCGCAGCAACGGCGAAGAAGCTCGCGGAAGCAGGAGTCAAGGTCGGCATCGCCGCGCGTCGCAGCGATCGCCTGCAAGCGCTGGCCGACGAGATCCGCGCAGCCGGCGGCGAAGCGCTGTCTATCGAGATGGACGTGACGAATCCGGTGGCGGTCACGCGTGGCGTCGGTACGTTGCTGGAGCGCTTCGGGACGGTCGACATCGTGTTCGCCAACGCAGGCCTGATGCCCGCTTCGGATATCACCAGCCTGAAGGTCGATGAATGGCATCGCATGGTCGATGTCAACATCAAAGGCGTATTCAACACGGTGGCGGCGGTACTGCCGATCCTCTGCGAGAGGAAAGCCGGTCACATCGTGACCACGTCGTCGATCGCCGGACGCAAGACATTCCCGGGCCTGGGCGTGTATTGCGCGACCAAGCACGCGGTGGCGGCATTTTCGGACACGCTGCGTATGGAGGTCGGCAAGAAGCACAACATCCGCGTGACGTGCCTGCAGCCGGGGGCGGTCGAGAGCGAGCTGTTCGAGCATGTCTCGGATCCGGGCTACCGTGCCCAGATGGAAGGGCTGAAGGAACAGATGACATTCCTGAAGTCCGAAGACATCGGCGACGCCGTCGTGTACGCGCTGCAGGCGCCGGCGCATGTCGACCTCGCCGAGATGTTCATCATGCCGACCGCGCAACCCTGGTAAAGCGCCCCATGCCGACCCGATGCGGATCGGCAGGGGCTCACGGCTTGTCCACGGCGCGCGCAAGATTCGCTTCTTCGTAATTCACCGGCACCGTTGCAACCCTTCCTTCACTCATGCAGGATGCGTCGACGATCGCCACGGTGCCGGATGCCATCGCAAGCAGGTGGGTGGAGGAATATGGCCTCGAAGTGCGCGATTGTCCGGTCCCGCTGTGCCGCTGCGTTGGCTGGCTGGCGTCCTGCGCGAGGTAGCGGCTGATTGAGGGTTCAGACTTTGCTACGGCCGTCGTAAACGACCGCGAGCCGTGCCTCGGCACGGCTCGGATGCGGCCTCACTCGCTTACGCCGCAGGGCGCAGGGCGGAGCGACGTGCGCGCTGGTCGAAGCTGAAGGCACCGGCGCCGAACGCCACGACCTGCAACAGGCCACCGGCCATCGAGATGTTCTTCAGCAGGTGGATCAACTGGTTCTGGTCGCCGATGGCGTGGTGGAACGCGAGAGCCGTGACGATCGAGAAGACGGCCAGGCTGGCGGCAACGAGGCGGGTTTTCACGCCGACGATCAGCAGCAGTCCACCGCCCAGTTCCGTGGCCACCGCCAGGGCAAAGGCAAGCGGCGCGAACGGCAGGCCCGACGATGCGATATAGCCGATCGTGGCGTCCGGCGCGGCGATTTTTCCGAGTCCGCTGAAGATGAAGATCGTGGCCAGGAGGGCGCGACCGAAAGCGGCAATGATCGAAGCTTGGTTGGTGGTGACGGTTTTCATGGTGTTTCCTTTCAGAGTTTGATGTGGACGGTGCGCCGTCCCGGTTTGTCGCCCCGAGTGTCGGCGGCATGGAAGTCATCTTAGGCACTCGCAGAGCATCTGAATAGCCAATATAAATCGATCAGAAGTATCTAAAACTTCGATAGATAAGGCGTGGTATGCGGTCTGGAGGAATGGGCAACGCAGCAAGATCTTTTGATATTTCCTGTGTGGCTTGCGCCGCCCATACTTCCGACATCACCAACGCATTCGGAAGACGCGGTCGGCCCCGTCAATCCATCAGGTAGCGCCACCTGGTCATGTGCTCGCGCATGTCGACGGTATCGCCGTCGACGACGAAGGCGCCATCGCCCGCATGGTGGATCAGGCGCCGATGACGCAGGCGACCAGCAGGGCTTCATGTTCGCGCCACGCTCTCCATCGGTCCATCGCCGGCTTGCGACCGCTATCGCGTTTTTGCTGTGATTGGACAGGAGAAGACATGGTGGACATTACGTCGGCCGAAGGCATGAAAGGACACATTCCCGGACAACTCCTGCGGGAGCACAGGGCGCAGGCCGCGGATGACATCTACGTCGAGATCGCGACCCGCAGCGCCGTACAGGACGAGATCCTGGTTCCCGCGGTGCCGGAACCCATGCTGGTATGGATCGCGTCCGGGAGCGCACTGGTGCAGGAACGCCCGCTGGGCGGCGACTGGCTGGCGGTACCGGTCAAGCAGGGAGACTTCTACCTCACCACGTCGCCGTCTCCGGTCGAAATGCGCTGGCACAGCACGTCCGCATTGCCGTTCAAGGTCATGCACGTGTATCTCGGACTGCAGTTATTCGCACGAACGGTGCAGGCGGCGACCGGTCGGACTCTCGCGGCGTTTGCGTTGCGCGAAGTGTCGGGGGAGCGCGACCCAGTGCTGAGCGGGCTGTTCGAGGCCCTTTACCTGAGCCTGAACGCGCCGCAACAGCCAGCGCAGGATTTTGTCCAGGGACTGGCGCAGGCGCTGGCGTCCCATCTGGTACGCCATTACGAGTCCGCACGTCAGGGACGGACCGGCATCCACGGCGGGCTCCCGGCGCACAAGCTGCACCGCATTATCGATGCGATGCGGGCGAATTTGGCCGAGCCTTTCGAACTCGCCTGCTATGCCGACATCGCCGGGCTCAGTGTCTTCCACTTCAGCCGCGTGTTCAAGCAGGCGACCGGTATGGCACCGTCGCGCTATCTGGTGCGGCTCAGGGTCGACGAAGCCAGGCGTCTGTTGTGCGAGACCGATCAACCCGTGGTCGATATCGGCTATGAGCTCGGGTACCAGAGCCCGAGTCACTTCTCGCAGGTGTTCCGGCAGACGACGGGCGTGACGCCCAGTGCGTATCGTACCGGCGGCCGCGCGGGCGCCTAGACGGCCGCGCCGGGCGGCAGCGTGTACGGGCTGTTGCGGAACAGTTCGAGCATCCAGTCGACGAATACGCGCACGCGAGCGCTCAGGTGGCGGTTCGCCGGATAGACGATGTAGATCGGGATCGCAGGCGCGCGCCAGTCTTCCAGGACCCGGACGAGTGCGCCGCTGTCGACATGGCGTCCGCAGATGAACGACGGCCCGTGCATGATGCCCAGCTCCGACAGCGTGGCCGCCAACAGGGCACCCGCCTCGTTGACCGATACGAAGTGCCTGCCCTTGACGGTCACCGACTCGCCGTCCCGTGCCAGCACGATCGGCTGCTGCCTGTTCGAGCCGGCAAACATGTAGCGGATCAGCTGGTGGCCTTCTTCGAGATCGTCCGGGTGGGCGGGTACGCCGTGGGCCTGCAGATAGCCCGGGGCCGCGCAAGCCATCTGGGGCAGGCTGCCGAGCTGGCGGGCGATCAGCGACGGGTCCGTCACCGAACCGGCCCGTATCACGCAATCCACACGTTCGCCGACGAGGTCGACGGGACGGTCCGTCGCCCCGATGTCGATCTGCACGTCAGGGTAGCGGGCATGGAATTGCGCCAGGGTCGGGATCAGCAGCAGCGACGCGACGGCCGTACCCATGTCGACGCGCAGGCGGCCGCGCGGGTGGCTGCGGGCGCGCGCCAGCTCGTCCTCGACCTCGTCCCATTCTTCCAGCAGGCGCGACATGCGCTCGTAGTACGCCACCCCGTCGCTCGTGGCCGACACCCGGCGCGTCGTGCGGTTGAGCAGCTTGATGCGCAGGTGCGCCTCCAGCGCCTGGACGAGCTTGGTCACCGTATTGCGCGGCAGTTGCAGCGAATCGGCGGCCCTGGCGAAACTTCCGGTCTCGACGACGCGCACGAAGGTACGCACGGCAGTGAGGTAATCCATGATGTAGTCTCCTTGAGCGATGATTATCACCCGTTTGGGAATAGTGCATGGAGATATTTTCGGTTTATCCCCAGTGTGATCGCTCCTAAGATGGACTCATCGATTACCCACGCATTACCACCACAAGGAGCCCATCATGAACCAGCACATCCGCATCACCGAAACCGGCCAGCCCTCCGTCATGCGTCTCGAAGACGCCCCCGCGATCGGCCAGCCCGGCCGCGGCGAGGTCCACCTGCGCCACGAAGCGATCGGCGTCAATTTCGTCGACACGCTGTTCCGCTCGGGCGCTTTCGCCGTTCCGCTGCCGCTCGCCATGGGCGTGGAGGGCGCGGGTGTCGTGGTCGCCGTCGGCGAAGGCGTCACGAACGTCAAGCCCGGCGATCGTGCCGCTTACTTTTTCGCGTTCGGGGCATATTCCCGGGAGCGCCTGATCGACGCGCGCCACCTCGTCAAACTGCCGCGGCACGTGACGTCCGAAACGGCTGCCGCAACGTTCACGAAAGGCCTGACCGCCTGGATGATGTTGTTCGGTGCCCACCCGTTGCGCGCCGGCGAAACCGTGCTCGTCCACGCTGCCGCCGGCGGTGTCGGCTCGATGGTGGCGCGCTGGGCGAAGTCGCTCGGTGCGCGCGTCATCGCAACGGCAGGCTCGATGGAGAAGGCGCTGCTCGTGAAATCCTGGGGTATCGACGACGTACTCCAGTCCGACGATCCCGAGCTCGCGCGGAAAATCCAGGCGCTGACGCGCGGGCGCGGCGTCGACGTCGTCTATGAACTGGTCGGGAAGTCGACGTTCGATCAATCGGTCGGGGCGTTGCGCGATGGCGGCCACCTGATCCATGTGGGCAATGCGTCGGGCAGTCCGAGCGTGGACAAGGCACTGCTCGCGCGGCGCTCGATCCGCTACGTCCAGCCCAGCACGGGCCAGTACGTCGGGGAGCGCCAGGAGCTCGAACTGGCCAGCGCAACCCTGTTCGCAGCCATGCGCGACGGCATTTTCGGCGACGCCGCGCCTGCGCGCTACCGTCTCGACGATGCCGCCAGGGCGCACGAGGACATCGCCGCACGCCGGCTGACGGGTGCCGCGATCCTGGTGCCTTGATCGATGGCGTGGACGGCCCCGGCCAGTACTGGCTGTGTTACTGTGGCGGCCGTCCCGGTTTCAAACGCAGCCATCCCTCAAGACAATGAACATTGATCCCGACATCCAGTTCCGCCCCGTCGGCGCGGACGAGTGGAGTGCATTCCAGACCCTGCGCCTGCGCTCGATTAGCGAGACACCGCTTGCCATCTATCCGACCCTTGCGGAGGAGTGCGATCGCAGCCCCGAGCAGATCATGGCGAAGATCGCGCCCACGCCTTGCCAGGTCGTGTACGGCGCTTATTGCGGCGAGACGCTGGTCGGTATCGCCGGTCTGCGCCGCGAGTCCCTGGTGCAAGTTGCGCACAAGGGCGTGCTGTGGGGCGTGTATCTGCATCCGGACTACCGGCGCGGCGGCGTGGCGCGCCGCCTGCTCGAGGCGCTGTTCGACCATGCGCGCGGGGAAGGCGTCACGCAGGTGCACCTCAACGTCAACGTCGAAAACGCCCGGGCCGCTCGTCTTTACCATTCGATGGGATTCGAAACCTATGGCCGGGAGCCGCGGGCCATGCGTGTAGAGGGTCGATATTACGACGAAGACCTCATGATGCTGCGGCTGTAGGGCATGACAGGTTTATAGAAAAAGGCAATCTCTCCCGAGGAAATGGCGTTGGCCGACAGTGGCGGCCCGGCTACACTGCGCCATCGATTTTCACAGGAGGATATCGATGACCATTGCGACGACATCCACGGCAATCCATCCATTTGTCGGCATGTGGGTGACCGCCGACGGTTTCATCCGTCATGAACTGCTGCCCAACGGCCGTTACGACGAGGCCCGCGGCAAGGTGAGCAGCGCCTACCAGGGCAGCTACCGCGTCACCGGCAACCATATCGATTATGTCGACGATACGGGCTTCACCGCGGACGGCGACTTCCGCAACGATGTGCTGTATCACGCCGGCATGGTCTTGTACCGCGAACGCGGCTGACCGTCACTGCATCGTGACGTAAGCGGATGCCGGTTGCGCCGGCATCTGGATCAGGGCGCTCTTCATCACGGCCGCTTCGTGCGCGGGCGTACGGCCGAAGAAGCGCTTGAATTCGCGGCTGAACTGCGAGCTGCTTTCGTACCCCACCATGTGCGATGCCGTGGCCGCGTTCACGCCGTCCTGCACCATCAGCAGGCGCGCCTTGTGCAGGCGCGTCGTCTTCAAATACTGGATGGGCGTGGTGCGCGTCACCGCCTTGAAATGGGCATGGAACGCCGCTACGCTCATCCCCGCATCGCTGGCGAGCGTCGCCACGTCGACCGGGCGGTCGTAGTTCGCGTGTATCCGCCTCAGCGCCTTGCCGATCCTGCCGAAGTGGCTTTGCTGGTTCAAGGCCGCATGGACCGCGCCGCCCTGCGGGCCAGTAAGCACGCGGTACAGCAGTTCGCGCACGATGCCGGGACCGAGGACGCGCGCGTCATCTTCCGAACCGAGCGCCTGCAACAGGCGCAGCAACGTATCGCTCATCGCGTCGTCCAGCGGCGTCGAACACATGCCGGCCGCCGCCGAGGGTTGCCGCCGATGCCGCGCATCCAGCAGCAGCACCAGTTCCGCGGCCAGCTTCAGGTCGATCGAGACGGCCACCGCCAGCATCGGCTCCTCCGGACTGGCCTGGGTGTCGGACTCGAACGGCAGCGGCACCGACAGCACCAGGTAATGGTGCGGATCGTACGTGTAGACCGCGTCGTCGAGAAATCCGCGCTTGCGTCCCTGGCAGACGATCACGATACTCGGTTCGTACATGACGGGCACGCGCGTGATCGGCCCGTCCGCGCGCATGAAGCGCACGCCGTCCAGGCGCGACAGGGTATAGCCTTCCGATGGCGCATATTCCCGCACCATCCCAATGATGCGTTGCTGTCGTAGGTCGTCCATTGCGTTTTGGAGGATCAGGCAATGCGTGAATAATATCCGATATTTCCGCTGCGCGAACGCAGCCGATACTTCTCCCATCGTCAACGCACACAGGAGAAGCACCATGACGCGATCAAGCCCGACGCCATCGCCCGCACCATCCAGTTCGCGATCGAACAGCCGGCCGACGTGGACGTCAGCGACATCATCGTCCGGCCGACCGCCAGCCCGTTCTGAGCGAACTTGCCGGGTGGCGGTCGGTGGGCGATCTCACAGCTTGCCGGCTGCGCGCAGCTCGTTGCCGAGTTTTTGAATCCCGGCCTCGCCGCGTTCGAGCGCGGCCTGGCTGGTGTGCACGGAGTAGTAGCCGGTCACGAGCGGGTGCGGGTGCTTGGCGGCGGAACCGAGTACGAACCGGGTAGCGCCGCGGGCGATGAAGTCGAGCCGTCCTTCGCGCTCCTCGAACACCGCGATCTCACGCGACAACTGGCTGCCTGCGGTTTCCAGCAAGCCGTCGGCGACGGCCACCCAGGCGACGTCATGGCCGGCCGGCGGGACGTAGCTCCAGCGCTCGCCATCCTTGAGCGACACATCCAGGTAGTTGATGGGCGCACGCGGACGGATGGCGCTGGTGGCGCCTTCGTAGCTGCCGATGACGACGCGTGCGGGACCGACCTTTTGCACCTGCTCCGGAGGAAGGTAAAGGCTCCGGGAAGGCCCGTTCTCGTCTTCCGGCGGCAGAGAAAGCCACAACTGGAAGCCGCGCACAGCGCCGCCGGAGGCCGGTCCGCCTTCGTGCCAGACGCCGCCGCCGGCACTCATCCACTCGATGCCGCCGACCGGGAGGATCCCTTCGCTGCCGGTGGTTTCGCGGTATTCGAGAGCGCCGTCGAGGATCACCGTGACCGTCGCGATGCCCGAGTGCGGGTGCATGCCCATCTTGTGTTTGCTGGACTCGAGGTCGAACAGGTCGAGGAAGACGAAGGGCTTGATGATCTCGCCCACGACACCCGGGCTGGCAAGACGCGTTACGCCACCCCGGGTGGTGCCGTTGGTGCGATAGACGACGTTGCGATGGGTGGCGGTGAAGCGTTCGGCGATCGTGTTCATGATGGCTTCCTTTCTTGTGCCGGCTGTGCGGCGTTTGTTGAAGTGAAGTCATCTTAGAAAGGATAGATCGATGCGAATAGCCTATATAATTCGATTTATAATATCCAAGGAGTAGATAGATGCTCGACGGAATGTCCATGGACCAGCTGCGCACGTTTATCGCCGCGGCGGATGAGGGGAGCTTCTCCGCGGCGGGCCGGAAGCTGCGCAGGGCACAATCCGTGGTGAGTCATACCCTGGCGAACCTGGAGTTGCAGGTCGGGTTTCCGCTGTTCGAGCGTACCGGCCGATATCCGGTGTTGACCGACGCCGGGCAGGCATTGCTCGAGCAGGCACGGAGCGCGGTCGGCAGCATGGACGCGTTCAAGGCGCGGGCACGCACGCTGGCCGAAGGTCTCGAACCGGAACTGGCGGTGGCGGTCGACGTCATGTTCCCCATCGCGACGCTGACCGCGGCGGTGCAGGGCTTCCAGCAAAGGTTTCCGACCACGCCCCTGCGCTTGTACGTGGAAGCGCTCGGCGCCGTGGTTCAACCGCTGTTGGCAGGGCAGTGCCGCATCGCGATCATCGGTTCCCTGCCGGACGTGCCCGCCGAATGTGCATCGGAGTATTTGACCGACGTCGCTGCCGTGACGGTAGTCGCCCCCCAGCATCCGCTGGCCGCGCACCAGGGAACGGTATTGCGTTCGGAAGTCGTCAAGCATGTGCAGTTGGTGCTGACCGACCGCTCGGCGTTGACGACCGGACGCAACTTCGGTGTCGTCTCGCCGAACGTCTGGCGCCTCGCCGACCTCGGCGCAAAGCACGCGTTTCTCGCGGCGGGGCTGGGCTGGGGCCATATGCCCCTGCATATGGTGCAGGCCGATCTCGATGCGGGCAGGCTGGTTCGCATCACGCTCGAGACCAGCCCGACCGTGGGCCCGGGATTTTCGATGCACGCCATCTACCGCAAGGAACAGCCGCCCGGGCCGGCAGGCCGCTGGTTCGTCCAGCGCCTGCGCCAGGGCGCGGATCCTGTCATGCCGTGACCGAGGGGGCAGGGGGCTGCCATTGCCGCGCGTCGTCGTAAGCGCCGTCGGTAGCGACCCCTGCCGCACGCCATGCGTCCATCTCGGTACGCATCCGGTTCAGCTTTTGCGTGCCGGCCTCGAACGCGGCCGCTCCCGCCAGGAACCGCAGCGGAGGACGCGGATCGTTCGCCAGTTCGACCAATGCCCGGGCGAGCTTTGCCGGATCGCCGGCCTGGCGGCCGTTGCGTGCTTCGAACGTCGCGCGTATGCCGTCACGGACCGGGTTGTAGTCCTGCAGCCTTTCGCCGCCGACGCGCAGCGAGCGCGTGGACAGGAAATCGGTACGGAAAGGGCCGGGTTCGACGATCGTCACCCGCACGCCGAACGGCGCCAGTTCCTCGGCGAGTGCCTCGGAAAATCCTTCGACGGCGAATTTGCTGGCGCAGTACAAGGAACTGAATGCCGAGCCGCGCAGGCCCGCCAGTGACGACAGGTTGAAGATGTGCCCGTTACGGGCAAGGCGCATCGTCGGGAGCACGGCGCGCGTGACCTGCATCAGGCCGAACACGTTGCTGTCGAACTGGGCGTGGACGTCGGCGTCCGTCGTCTCTTCGAAGAAGCCGAGGTGGCCATACCCTGCATTGTTGACAAGCACGTCGATTCCGCCGAATCGCTCGATGGCGGCATCGACCGCGGCCTGGATGTCGTCCTTGCGGGTAACGTCCAGGCGGGCCACGAGCAGGCATTCGCGTTCGCCGAGCGCCGCATGAACCTGTTCCGGATCGCGCCCTGTCGCAACCACGCAGTCACCCGCGGCCAGTGCGGCCCTGGCGATGTCGACACCGAGTCCACGGCTCGCTCCAGTGATGAACCAGCATTTTTGCATGATGTCCTCCTTGTGAATGAGGCCATGATACGGACGTGCCGCGCTGGCCGAAATGCGCATTCCTCGGAGGCTGTTGCCTGTTTCTACAAAGGCTGTTCAACAGAATGTAGCGCCGACAAGACGGTACGCCAGACAGAACTTCTGCTTCATCGATGAGATTGCGAGAGTCTGGTCATCTTAAATAGGATTAGGCAATTAGTCTAAACGATCCTGTTATCGCAGTTTGTGTCCGCGCTCATACACTTCTTTTCACGGTAGAGGGAACTCCATGTCCTTCGAATCAGCTACTTGGGACTCTATCCCGGACTATTTTTTAGAGAGGTGAAAAATGTTCAAAAGCGCATACGCATTGGCCTTGTTCTTTCTTTGCTCGTCGTCGTCGTTCGCGGCTGAGCCTCGTCAGAGTTGCCCGTCTTCTGGAAAAGACGGGGTCGCTGAACTACATCGCGACTGGCTGTTGACGGGTTGGGAGCGTGATGACGGAGATCCGGAATTCAATTTCCGAAACGACCTCGGAAAATATTACGACTTTACCCGCGCCGATCTGAGTCTGTTCGACGATTTCGATCCCGAGCTCAAGGTGCGCAACACTGCAGATGACTACGGCAAGATCTGGTATGGCCTGGTGCCGAAATTCAAAAGCGTACATCACAAGATTACCGAGCAGCCCGGCGTAGTCGCCGCAGGGCCGGGTTACAGCCATTCGGTCATGGAATTCGTGTTCGAGGTCACGCCCAAGCGGGGCGACAAGATGTACCTGATTTCGCGCACGTCGATTCTGTGGCGCTGCACACCAGCAGGCTGGAAAATCTACAAGGAACACAATTCCGCACGCCCTGTCGAGGCTTCGGTATATTTGAACGCCAAATAGGCTGGGTAGGGCAGATATCATGGAAAATCCGTTCGGCCGGACAGCATTCCATCGGAATCCAATGTCGGCATATTGTGATCCCGACAGGCAGCCAGGTGTTACGCGCGATGCCGACGAAAAGATCGGCATCGTGCGCTCAAGCTCAGATTGCCCGCGTGCGGTGTTTCCGTCGTGGTATCGGCGTTTTGTGAGGCGGACCGGGCTCCGATAGCCTGGAATCAGGCCTTGAAACTCGTACATTCCTGATTGCGGAACCGGCCGCTGTGTGATCCTCACCTGAAGTTGTTGACCCCGCCCGTAAAAGCCGATAGCATTCGCTCAAATGACAACGTTGGACAAATTGCGGCGGCATACGACCGCAACACCGGCGTTGACCAGTTCGAAGACCCGAAGGGGCAGAGGAGACGAGGTGTCGACCATTCACGATGTCGCCGAAAAAGCCGGCGTGTCGATCAAGACCGTGTCGCGCGTGCTCAACGATGCGAGCAGCGTGTCGGAAAAGACCCGCAAGCGGATCGAGCACGCCATGCAGGCG includes:
- a CDS encoding SDR family oxidoreductase; translation: MQPRDFQVLELSSRQECWRPGRAPREIAEAAVWLSSTGSSYVHGQLLVIDGGMTIGGFEL
- a CDS encoding SDR family oxidoreductase; amino-acid sequence: MELKGKVALVTGASSGIGAATAKKLAEAGVKVGIAARRSDRLQALADEIRAAGGEALSIEMDVTNPVAVTRGVGTLLERFGTVDIVFANAGLMPASDITSLKVDEWHRMVDVNIKGVFNTVAAVLPILCERKAGHIVTTSSIAGRKTFPGLGVYCATKHAVAAFSDTLRMEVGKKHNIRVTCLQPGAVESELFEHVSDPGYRAQMEGLKEQMTFLKSEDIGDAVVYALQAPAHVDLAEMFIMPTAQPW
- a CDS encoding DoxX family protein; translation: MKTVTTNQASIIAAFGRALLATIFIFSGLGKIAAPDATIGYIASSGLPFAPLAFALAVATELGGGLLLIVGVKTRLVAASLAVFSIVTALAFHHAIGDQNQLIHLLKNISMAGGLLQVVAFGAGAFSFDQRARRSALRPAA
- a CDS encoding helix-turn-helix domain-containing protein → MVDITSAEGMKGHIPGQLLREHRAQAADDIYVEIATRSAVQDEILVPAVPEPMLVWIASGSALVQERPLGGDWLAVPVKQGDFYLTTSPSPVEMRWHSTSALPFKVMHVYLGLQLFARTVQAATGRTLAAFALREVSGERDPVLSGLFEALYLSLNAPQQPAQDFVQGLAQALASHLVRHYESARQGRTGIHGGLPAHKLHRIIDAMRANLAEPFELACYADIAGLSVFHFSRVFKQATGMAPSRYLVRLRVDEARRLLCETDQPVVDIGYELGYQSPSHFSQVFRQTTGVTPSAYRTGGRAGA
- a CDS encoding LysR family transcriptional regulator; protein product: MDYLTAVRTFVRVVETGSFARAADSLQLPRNTVTKLVQALEAHLRIKLLNRTTRRVSATSDGVAYYERMSRLLEEWDEVEDELARARSHPRGRLRVDMGTAVASLLLIPTLAQFHARYPDVQIDIGATDRPVDLVGERVDCVIRAGSVTDPSLIARQLGSLPQMACAAPGYLQAHGVPAHPDDLEEGHQLIRYMFAGSNRQQPIVLARDGESVTVKGRHFVSVNEAGALLAATLSELGIMHGPSFICGRHVDSGALVRVLEDWRAPAIPIYIVYPANRHLSARVRVFVDWMLELFRNSPYTLPPGAAV
- a CDS encoding quinone oxidoreductase family protein; protein product: MNQHIRITETGQPSVMRLEDAPAIGQPGRGEVHLRHEAIGVNFVDTLFRSGAFAVPLPLAMGVEGAGVVVAVGEGVTNVKPGDRAAYFFAFGAYSRERLIDARHLVKLPRHVTSETAAATFTKGLTAWMMLFGAHPLRAGETVLVHAAAGGVGSMVARWAKSLGARVIATAGSMEKALLVKSWGIDDVLQSDDPELARKIQALTRGRGVDVVYELVGKSTFDQSVGALRDGGHLIHVGNASGSPSVDKALLARRSIRYVQPSTGQYVGERQELELASATLFAAMRDGIFGDAAPARYRLDDAARAHEDIAARRLTGAAILVP
- a CDS encoding GNAT family N-acetyltransferase, translated to MNIDPDIQFRPVGADEWSAFQTLRLRSISETPLAIYPTLAEECDRSPEQIMAKIAPTPCQVVYGAYCGETLVGIAGLRRESLVQVAHKGVLWGVYLHPDYRRGGVARRLLEALFDHARGEGVTQVHLNVNVENARAARLYHSMGFETYGREPRAMRVEGRYYDEDLMMLRL
- a CDS encoding Atu4866 domain-containing protein codes for the protein MTIATTSTAIHPFVGMWVTADGFIRHELLPNGRYDEARGKVSSAYQGSYRVTGNHIDYVDDTGFTADGDFRNDVLYHAGMVLYRERG
- a CDS encoding AraC family transcriptional regulator, translating into MDDLRQQRIIGMVREYAPSEGYTLSRLDGVRFMRADGPITRVPVMYEPSIVIVCQGRKRGFLDDAVYTYDPHHYLVLSVPLPFESDTQASPEEPMLAVAVSIDLKLAAELVLLLDARHRRQPSAAAGMCSTPLDDAMSDTLLRLLQALGSEDDARVLGPGIVRELLYRVLTGPQGGAVHAALNQQSHFGRIGKALRRIHANYDRPVDVATLASDAGMSVAAFHAHFKAVTRTTPIQYLKTTRLHKARLLMVQDGVNAATASHMVGYESSSQFSREFKRFFGRTPAHEAAVMKSALIQMPAQPASAYVTMQ
- a CDS encoding pirin family protein, translated to MNTIAERFTATHRNVVYRTNGTTRGGVTRLASPGVVGEIIKPFVFLDLFDLESSKHKMGMHPHSGIATVTVILDGALEYRETTGSEGILPVGGIEWMSAGGGVWHEGGPASGGAVRGFQLWLSLPPEDENGPSRSLYLPPEQVQKVGPARVVIGSYEGATSAIRPRAPINYLDVSLKDGERWSYVPPAGHDVAWVAVADGLLETAGSQLSREIAVFEEREGRLDFIARGATRFVLGSAAKHPHPLVTGYYSVHTSQAALERGEAGIQKLGNELRAAGKL
- a CDS encoding LysR family transcriptional regulator, with amino-acid sequence MLDGMSMDQLRTFIAAADEGSFSAAGRKLRRAQSVVSHTLANLELQVGFPLFERTGRYPVLTDAGQALLEQARSAVGSMDAFKARARTLAEGLEPELAVAVDVMFPIATLTAAVQGFQQRFPTTPLRLYVEALGAVVQPLLAGQCRIAIIGSLPDVPAECASEYLTDVAAVTVVAPQHPLAAHQGTVLRSEVVKHVQLVLTDRSALTTGRNFGVVSPNVWRLADLGAKHAFLAAGLGWGHMPLHMVQADLDAGRLVRITLETSPTVGPGFSMHAIYRKEQPPGPAGRWFVQRLRQGADPVMP
- a CDS encoding oxidoreductase, which encodes MQKCWFITGASRGLGVDIARAALAAGDCVVATGRDPEQVHAALGERECLLVARLDVTRKDDIQAAVDAAIERFGGIDVLVNNAGYGHLGFFEETTDADVHAQFDSNVFGLMQVTRAVLPTMRLARNGHIFNLSSLAGLRGSAFSSLYCASKFAVEGFSEALAEELAPFGVRVTIVEPGPFRTDFLSTRSLRVGGERLQDYNPVRDGIRATFEARNGRQAGDPAKLARALVELANDPRPPLRFLAGAAAFEAGTQKLNRMRTEMDAWRAAGVATDGAYDDARQWQPPAPSVTA